The following coding sequences are from one Kallotenue papyrolyticum window:
- a CDS encoding lipid II:glycine glycyltransferase FemX: MNAFAVIEHTDAAAWDALVDRHAQGHLLQSWAWGELKSRYGWRPLRLAVTDGRRSAAAQLLLRPIYGLAVAYVPRGPLWSGDALLDRALMQLLRRVARRQRAAFLRLEPNLLEDAPAAPKLHALLLSEGFQPAEPLQPRASIHLDLRPAPEALLAGASKGHRADVRRAERNGVQVRVGSDEADLERFYAIMQATAARQQFAIHSRAYYQAAWQLLGDAARLLLAEQDGAALAAFLVFAWGREAQYMYSGATEAGLKVGANHLLQWHAIRWARERGAQVYDFWGIPDAFARMRQATPAEQERLETEARRHPLYGVYRFKKGWGGQVVRYLPAYDQIYLAPAYWLWQRRRRGAD; this comes from the coding sequence ATGAATGCCTTTGCCGTCATCGAACACACCGACGCCGCAGCCTGGGATGCGCTGGTCGATCGGCATGCTCAGGGACACCTGTTGCAGAGCTGGGCCTGGGGCGAGCTGAAGAGTCGCTATGGCTGGCGTCCGCTGCGCCTGGCCGTCACCGATGGCCGGCGCAGCGCGGCGGCGCAACTGCTGCTCCGGCCGATCTATGGGCTGGCGGTGGCCTATGTGCCGCGCGGTCCGCTGTGGAGCGGTGATGCGCTGCTGGATCGCGCGTTGATGCAGCTGCTGCGCCGGGTAGCGCGGCGGCAGCGCGCCGCGTTTCTGCGTCTGGAGCCCAACCTGCTGGAGGACGCGCCCGCTGCGCCCAAGCTGCACGCGCTGCTGCTGAGCGAGGGCTTTCAGCCTGCCGAGCCGTTGCAGCCGCGCGCATCGATCCATCTCGATCTGCGCCCCGCGCCGGAAGCGCTGCTGGCCGGCGCGAGCAAGGGGCACCGCGCCGATGTGCGCCGCGCCGAGCGCAACGGTGTGCAGGTGCGCGTCGGTAGCGACGAGGCCGACCTGGAGCGCTTCTACGCGATCATGCAGGCCACGGCCGCGCGGCAGCAATTCGCGATCCATAGCCGTGCCTACTACCAGGCCGCCTGGCAGTTGCTGGGCGATGCGGCGCGGCTGCTGCTGGCCGAGCAGGACGGCGCAGCGCTGGCGGCGTTTCTGGTCTTTGCCTGGGGTCGCGAGGCGCAGTACATGTACAGCGGCGCAACCGAGGCCGGTCTCAAAGTTGGCGCCAACCATCTGTTGCAGTGGCATGCGATCCGTTGGGCGCGCGAGCGCGGCGCGCAGGTGTATGACTTCTGGGGCATTCCCGACGCCTTCGCGCGTATGCGCCAGGCCACGCCCGCCGAGCAGGAGCGCCTGGAGACTGAAGCGCGCCGGCATCCGCTCTACGGCGTGTATCGCTTCAAAAAGGGCTGGGGTGGGCAGGTGGTGCGCTACCTGCCGGCCTACGATCAGATCTATCTCGCGCCGGCCTACTGGTTGTGGCAACGCCGGCGTCGGGGCGCGGACTAA
- a CDS encoding UDP-N-acetylmuramoyl-L-alanyl-D-glutamate--2,6-diaminopimelate ligase, whose amino-acid sequence MHLTQLIQALPEAEVSGPRDLPIRAIAYDSRAVEPHSLFVAIRGAHVDGHRFIGQALERGATAIVYEDVAARAEHAAAPVAWVRVPNSRAALSPLAAAFYGYPGRELRVVGVTGSKGKTTTSTLLAHVLDQEGHRSGLMTTVDFKVGARWWSNQTRQTTPEALEVQQMLRAMVEAGCDYAVVESSSHALSARWNRVGDCDYSVAVITNITHEHLDYHGSFEQYRRDKARLFELLGVSRAPGRKLAVINLDDPNAPVFIAAAGAAEVITYALEHPAAHVRAIDVELHRDGVRATALTPWGEVPIELGIPGRFNVLNALAAVAVGLAEGISPASIAAALRGVRGVSGRMERVELGQPFTVVVDYAHNPDSFEQVMGMLRPLTRGRLISVFGSAGERDQEKRPLQGRIAGRYCDLTIVTDEDPRDEDRMAILEQIAAGLRQAGRREGVDYLKIADRAAAIREALRRAQPGDIVLLLGKGHESSIIYEGGRKLPWNERAEAERALRELGYGG is encoded by the coding sequence ATGCATCTCACACAGCTGATCCAGGCGCTGCCTGAGGCAGAGGTCAGCGGTCCGCGCGACCTGCCGATCCGCGCCATCGCCTACGATTCACGCGCGGTCGAGCCGCACAGCCTGTTTGTCGCCATCCGTGGCGCCCATGTGGACGGTCACCGCTTTATCGGCCAGGCGCTTGAGCGAGGCGCGACGGCGATCGTTTATGAGGATGTAGCTGCGCGCGCCGAACATGCCGCCGCGCCGGTGGCTTGGGTGCGCGTGCCCAACTCGCGCGCGGCGCTCTCGCCGCTCGCTGCTGCGTTTTACGGCTATCCTGGCCGTGAGCTGCGCGTGGTGGGCGTGACTGGCTCCAAGGGCAAGACCACCACCTCGACGCTGCTGGCGCACGTGCTCGATCAGGAGGGCCACCGTAGCGGCTTGATGACCACCGTCGATTTCAAGGTTGGCGCGCGCTGGTGGAGCAACCAAACGCGCCAGACCACGCCCGAGGCGTTGGAGGTGCAGCAGATGCTGCGGGCGATGGTTGAGGCCGGCTGCGACTATGCCGTGGTCGAATCGTCCTCGCACGCCCTCTCGGCGCGCTGGAATCGTGTCGGCGATTGCGACTACAGCGTGGCGGTGATCACCAACATCACGCATGAGCATCTGGACTACCACGGCAGTTTCGAACAGTATCGTCGCGACAAGGCGCGGCTCTTCGAGCTGCTGGGCGTGAGTCGCGCGCCCGGACGCAAGCTGGCGGTGATCAACCTGGACGATCCCAATGCGCCGGTGTTTATCGCGGCGGCCGGTGCTGCCGAGGTCATCACCTACGCGCTGGAGCATCCGGCAGCCCACGTGCGCGCGATCGATGTCGAACTGCACCGCGATGGCGTGCGCGCTACGGCGCTCACCCCCTGGGGCGAGGTACCGATCGAACTGGGCATTCCCGGACGTTTCAATGTGCTCAACGCACTGGCAGCGGTGGCGGTCGGCCTGGCCGAGGGCATCAGTCCTGCGTCAATTGCAGCGGCGCTGCGTGGTGTGCGTGGCGTCAGCGGGCGCATGGAGCGCGTCGAGCTGGGCCAGCCCTTCACCGTGGTGGTGGACTACGCCCACAACCCCGATTCGTTCGAGCAGGTGATGGGCATGCTGCGACCCCTGACGCGTGGCCGGTTGATCAGCGTCTTCGGTTCGGCGGGCGAGCGCGATCAGGAGAAGCGCCCGCTACAGGGGCGGATCGCCGGACGCTACTGCGACCTGACGATCGTCACCGACGAGGATCCGCGCGATGAGGACCGCATGGCGATCCTGGAGCAGATCGCGGCGGGGTTGCGCCAGGCGGGCCGCCGCGAGGGTGTGGACTACCTCAAGATCGCCGACCGCGCGGCTGCTATCCGCGAAGCGCTGCGCCGCGCTCAGCCGGGCGACATCGTGCTGCTGTTGGGCAAGGGCCATGAGTCGTCCATCATCTACGAGGGCGGGCGTAAACTGCCCTGGAACGAACGCGCAGAGGCGGAACGCGCCCTACGCGAGCTGGGTTACGGCGGCTGA
- a CDS encoding PRC-barrel domain-containing protein translates to MIHEARALKGATIHASDGEIGSVSDLLFDDQRWVTRYLVVDTGGWLSGRLVLITPIAVRHVGWDERSVAVALTREQVRNSPDIASDLPVSRQKELEYFRYYGYPPYWIGSGLWGAAMAPSALSWPAMAPVPPPPEPEHGAAQPEAEGDPHLRSLSEVTSYTIQARDGAIGSVSDVLLDDQTWALRYLLIDTGGWLSGRTVLLAPHWVSAVSWEGRSVAVDLPRDVIAQAPGYDPTQPLSRDYEARLHAYYRQPAYWEQEAGAA, encoded by the coding sequence ATGATTCATGAAGCACGTGCGCTGAAGGGCGCCACTATCCACGCCAGCGACGGCGAGATCGGCAGTGTCAGCGATCTGTTGTTCGATGATCAACGCTGGGTGACGCGCTACCTGGTCGTCGATACCGGCGGCTGGTTGTCGGGACGGCTGGTGTTGATCACGCCGATCGCCGTGCGCCATGTAGGCTGGGACGAACGGAGCGTCGCGGTCGCCCTGACGCGTGAGCAGGTGCGCAACAGCCCCGACATCGCCAGCGATCTGCCGGTTTCGCGGCAAAAAGAGCTCGAGTACTTCCGCTACTATGGCTATCCACCCTACTGGATCGGTAGCGGGCTCTGGGGCGCAGCCATGGCGCCCAGCGCGCTGAGCTGGCCGGCGATGGCACCCGTGCCGCCGCCGCCCGAACCCGAGCACGGCGCGGCGCAGCCCGAAGCGGAGGGCGATCCGCACCTGCGCAGTCTGAGCGAAGTGACGAGCTACACCATCCAGGCGCGCGATGGCGCGATCGGCAGCGTCAGCGACGTGCTGCTCGACGATCAGACCTGGGCGTTGCGTTACCTGCTGATCGACACGGGCGGCTGGCTCTCCGGTCGCACGGTGCTGCTCGCACCACACTGGGTCAGCGCCGTATCATGGGAAGGCCGCAGCGTAGCGGTGGATCTGCCGCGCGATGTAATCGCCCAGGCGCCCGGCTACGATCCCACGCAGCCGCTCAGCCGCGACTATGAGGCGCGCCTGCACGCCTACTATCGTCAACCGGCCTACTGGGAGCAGGAAGCCGGCGCGGCGTGA
- a CDS encoding GHMP kinase, translating to MTMLYKAKAPMRIGFFGGGTDVSPYPEEYGGKVLNCTIDKYVRCMLRPTGRPGITIRSLDLQTITQTVAGRTWTGNLPLPEAVLNAHPEIDGIEIVMFSDVPPGSGLGSSSALVVAMLKVLDAAFELNLTPHELAKLAYRIERVDLGIAGGWQDQYAAVFGGMNVYHFGAGDAIVEPVMADEAAILELESCLVIGFIGDRQMLTRNVVNDQVRRMREGDTLRYHHETKALVDEAVKLLRAARIPDFGRLLHEAWEIKKAFSPHIAPPLVEEVYAIARRHGAWGGKLSGAGGGGFMCFCCPFERRLELEQALGEAGVRVRPFSFTRSGVHAWKAQP from the coding sequence ATGACCATGCTCTACAAAGCCAAAGCGCCGATGCGCATCGGCTTCTTCGGCGGAGGGACCGATGTCAGCCCCTATCCTGAAGAGTACGGTGGCAAGGTGCTCAACTGTACGATCGACAAGTATGTACGCTGCATGCTGCGGCCCACCGGCCGTCCCGGCATTACGATTCGCTCGCTAGACCTGCAAACGATCACCCAGACCGTCGCCGGACGGACCTGGACCGGCAACCTGCCGCTGCCGGAAGCGGTGCTCAACGCCCACCCGGAGATCGATGGCATTGAGATCGTGATGTTCAGCGACGTGCCGCCCGGTTCGGGACTGGGCTCGTCATCGGCGCTGGTGGTGGCCATGCTCAAGGTGCTGGACGCCGCCTTCGAGCTCAACCTCACGCCGCACGAGCTGGCCAAGCTCGCCTATCGCATCGAGCGCGTCGATCTGGGCATTGCCGGCGGCTGGCAGGACCAATACGCGGCGGTCTTCGGCGGCATGAACGTGTACCACTTCGGCGCAGGCGACGCGATCGTCGAGCCGGTGATGGCCGATGAGGCGGCGATCCTGGAGCTCGAGTCGTGTCTGGTGATCGGCTTCATCGGCGATCGTCAGATGCTGACGCGCAACGTCGTCAACGATCAGGTGCGGCGCATGCGCGAAGGCGATACCCTGCGCTACCACCACGAAACCAAGGCGCTGGTGGATGAAGCGGTGAAGCTGCTGCGCGCGGCGCGCATCCCCGACTTTGGACGGCTGTTGCACGAAGCCTGGGAGATCAAAAAAGCCTTCTCGCCGCACATTGCTCCGCCACTGGTTGAGGAGGTGTACGCCATCGCGCGGCGCCACGGCGCCTGGGGGGGCAAGCTTTCGGGCGCGGGTGGCGGCGGCTTTATGTGTTTCTGCTGTCCCTTTGAACGACGGCTGGAGCTGGAACAGGCCCTCGGCGAGGCCGGTGTACGCGTGCGCCCCTTCTCCTTCACGCGCAGCGGCGTGCATGCCTGGAAGGCGCAGCCGTAG
- a CDS encoding haloacid dehalogenase gives MKLDSVVEAAIERLDATNGAREAALATSRVLIRQCANAIRAIHRQEWPTAQELLTAAQQTADELRARLADHPAILHAGYTQDAFKEYAEARLTYALVHGDELPSAEALGVEPAAYLNGLAEAASELRRYILDGLRHGALATGERLLEAMDDVYSLLVTVDYPDAVTGGLRRTTDALRAVLERTRGDLTTALRQERLMAAIAQLEGRLSAPEPEP, from the coding sequence ATGAAGCTAGACTCTGTCGTCGAAGCCGCCATCGAGCGCCTGGATGCCACCAATGGCGCGCGGGAAGCCGCGCTGGCCACCTCGCGCGTGCTGATCCGCCAGTGCGCCAATGCGATCCGCGCCATTCACCGCCAGGAATGGCCGACCGCGCAGGAGCTGCTGACTGCGGCGCAACAGACCGCCGATGAGCTGCGCGCGCGCCTGGCCGACCATCCGGCGATCCTGCACGCCGGCTATACCCAAGATGCGTTTAAGGAGTATGCCGAAGCGCGCCTGACCTACGCGCTGGTCCACGGCGACGAGCTGCCCTCGGCCGAAGCGCTGGGCGTCGAACCGGCGGCCTATCTCAACGGCCTGGCCGAGGCCGCCAGCGAGCTGCGGCGCTACATCCTGGACGGCCTGCGCCATGGCGCGCTGGCGACCGGCGAACGGCTGCTGGAAGCCATGGACGATGTGTACAGTCTGCTGGTCACCGTCGATTATCCCGACGCGGTCACCGGCGGGCTGCGCCGCACCACCGATGCGCTGCGCGCCGTGCTGGAGCGCACGCGTGGCGATCTGACCACGGCCCTGCGCCAGGAGCGCTTGATGGCGGCCATTGCGCAGCTCGAAGGCCGGCTGAGCGCACCAGAACCAGAACCATAA
- a CDS encoding ElyC/SanA/YdcF family protein — protein MRQQISTAALWRSLRRVLAMVLLLALIGLATGVAIVVQAGRSDLAPAEAAIVMLGGSGSEARLDRARQWYVEGRVARILLAGSDTAAGRAALLARNVKDEIISELPGSDPRAQLAAASELLAAEQLHSVVLIAEPVETLRWLKIARDHGLTLHSLPTTAQPDLRLEAVGLEIGRYLRYIVLDR, from the coding sequence ATGCGACAACAGATCTCTACCGCCGCGCTGTGGCGCTCGCTGCGGCGCGTGCTGGCGATGGTGCTGCTGCTGGCGCTGATCGGCCTGGCGACCGGTGTGGCGATCGTGGTACAGGCAGGACGGAGCGATCTCGCCCCTGCCGAAGCGGCGATTGTCATGCTGGGCGGCAGCGGAAGCGAGGCGCGTCTGGACCGGGCGCGACAGTGGTACGTGGAAGGCCGCGTTGCGCGCATCCTGCTGGCCGGCTCCGACACCGCAGCGGGGCGTGCGGCCCTGCTCGCACGCAACGTCAAGGACGAGATCATCAGCGAGCTGCCCGGCAGCGATCCGCGCGCGCAACTGGCCGCCGCCAGCGAGCTGCTGGCCGCCGAACAACTCCACAGCGTGGTGCTGATCGCCGAGCCGGTGGAAACGCTGCGCTGGCTGAAGATCGCCCGCGATCACGGCCTGACGCTGCACAGCCTGCCCACCACGGCGCAACCCGACCTGCGCCTGGAGGCGGTTGGCCTGGAGATCGGTCGCTACCTGCGCTACATCGTACTTGACCGCTGA
- a CDS encoding alpha-amylase family glycosyl hydrolase, translating into MTEKHLWWQTGIIYQIYPRSFQDSDGDGTGDLLGIIQRLPYLQALGVDAIWLSPIFPSPMADFGYDVADYVDIDPIFGTLHDFDALVQEAHARGLKIILDLVPNHTSDEHPWFVESRSSRDNPKRDWYIWRDPAPDGGPPNNWLSYFGGSAWEYDATTGQYYLHLFHTKQPDLNWRNPAVREAIYDAMQFWLDRGVDGFRVDVMWLLFKDADFRDNPLNPHWKEGDPHHQRYEPIHTADLPEVHEVVREMRRIMDAYGERVLIGEIYLPVPRLVTYYGSNLDEAHLPFNFQLVLLPWQARTIREAVETYEAALPAGAWPNWVLGNHDQPRIASRVGRAQARVATMLLLTLRGTPTCYYGDEIGMHNVPIPPERIVDPQGKHDPAHGRDPERTPMQWDASPQAGFTSGTPWLPVAADYRTVNVAVQESDPRSMLNLFRRLTGLRRELSALAIGSYRTVEVAAPEVFAYLREYGAQRLLVALNFSATPQRLDLSSLGHRGLVRCSTHMDREGPVALEALELRADEGLLIQIG; encoded by the coding sequence ATGACCGAGAAGCATCTGTGGTGGCAAACGGGCATCATCTACCAGATCTATCCGCGCTCGTTTCAGGATAGCGATGGCGATGGCACCGGCGATCTGCTGGGCATCATTCAGCGCCTGCCCTACCTCCAGGCGCTAGGCGTGGACGCGATCTGGCTCTCACCGATCTTTCCTTCACCGATGGCCGACTTCGGCTACGATGTAGCCGATTATGTCGATATCGACCCGATCTTCGGCACGCTGCACGACTTCGACGCGCTGGTGCAGGAAGCGCATGCGCGCGGCCTGAAGATCATTCTCGATCTGGTCCCCAACCACACCTCGGATGAGCATCCCTGGTTCGTTGAGTCGCGCTCGTCGCGCGATAATCCCAAACGCGACTGGTACATCTGGCGCGATCCGGCACCCGACGGCGGCCCGCCCAACAACTGGTTGAGCTACTTCGGCGGCTCGGCCTGGGAATACGATGCGACCACCGGGCAGTACTACCTGCATCTGTTTCACACCAAGCAGCCCGATCTCAACTGGCGCAACCCGGCGGTACGCGAGGCGATCTACGATGCGATGCAGTTCTGGCTCGACCGCGGCGTGGACGGCTTTCGTGTGGATGTGATGTGGTTGCTCTTCAAGGATGCCGACTTCCGCGACAACCCGCTCAATCCGCACTGGAAGGAGGGCGATCCCCACCACCAGCGCTACGAGCCGATCCATACCGCCGATCTGCCCGAAGTGCACGAAGTGGTGCGCGAGATGCGCCGCATCATGGATGCCTACGGCGAGCGCGTGCTGATCGGCGAGATCTACCTGCCGGTGCCGCGCCTGGTGACGTACTACGGCTCCAACCTGGACGAGGCCCACCTGCCCTTCAACTTTCAACTGGTGCTGTTGCCCTGGCAGGCGCGCACCATCCGCGAGGCGGTCGAAACCTACGAAGCGGCGTTACCGGCGGGCGCCTGGCCCAACTGGGTGCTGGGCAACCACGATCAGCCGCGCATCGCCTCGCGCGTCGGGCGGGCGCAGGCGCGCGTGGCCACCATGCTGCTGCTGACGCTGCGCGGCACGCCCACCTGCTACTATGGCGACGAGATCGGCATGCACAACGTGCCGATCCCGCCGGAGCGCATCGTTGACCCGCAGGGCAAGCACGATCCCGCCCATGGCCGCGATCCGGAGCGCACCCCGATGCAGTGGGATGCCTCGCCGCAGGCCGGCTTTACCAGCGGCACACCCTGGCTGCCCGTCGCCGCGGACTACCGCACGGTGAATGTTGCCGTGCAGGAAAGCGATCCGCGCTCGATGCTCAATCTGTTTCGGCGGCTGACCGGCCTGCGGCGCGAACTATCGGCGCTGGCGATCGGCAGCTACCGCACCGTGGAGGTTGCCGCGCCGGAGGTCTTCGCCTACCTGCGCGAGTATGGCGCGCAGCGTCTGTTGGTGGCGCTCAACTTCAGTGCAACACCGCAGCGGCTCGATCTCAGCAGCCTGGGCCATCGCGGCCTCGTGCGTTGCTCAACACACATGGATCGCGAGGGCCCGGTCGCGCTGGAAGCGCTGGAGCTGCGCGCCGACGAAGGACTGCTGATCCAGATCGGCTGA
- the gyrB gene encoding DNA topoisomerase (ATP-hydrolyzing) subunit B has protein sequence MATVSTRDTYGADQITVLEGLEAVRKRPGMYIGPTDINGLHHMVRELVDNSIDEALAGYADTITVIIHQDLSVTVADNGRGIPVGINKKHNKSALELAATVLHAGGKFGDGGYKVSAGLHGVGLSVVNALSEWMYIEVSQQGKVWRQDYKHGVPQNEVHPIASSDKTGTLVRFLPDVSIFKEIDYNYKVLAQRFREMCYLTKGLRIRFIDERDDLETSFYFEGGIKSFVRYLNRDKDVLHKEPFYVERTIEQVQVEVALQYTDSYDRDAVYAFANNINNTDGGAHLTGFRTALTRVINNYARAKGFLKEKEENLSGDDVREGLTAVISVKLIDPQFSSQTKEKLVNPEARAAVETTINDAFAAYLEENPGDAKRIVEKTIFAARARKAAQQARETVRKSALEGFSLPGKLADCSDNNPARCELYIVEGDSAGGSAKQGRDRRFQAILPLRGKILNVERARLDKMLSNNEVRALITALGVGVGEALDMSKLRYHRVIIMTDADTDGAHIRTLLLTFFYRNMRELITNGHLYIAQPPLYRIAHGKTEKYVFSDRGRDEYLASLPPEERKKAVVQRYKGLGEMNPEQLWATTMNPVDRIILQVTLEDAQQADETFTMLMGDHVPPRKRFIQTHALEVRNLDV, from the coding sequence ATGGCGACCGTTTCTACACGCGATACATACGGCGCGGACCAGATCACCGTCCTGGAAGGGTTGGAGGCGGTCCGCAAACGGCCCGGGATGTACATCGGTCCCACCGACATCAACGGGCTGCACCACATGGTGCGCGAGCTGGTCGATAACTCGATCGACGAGGCACTGGCCGGCTACGCCGATACGATCACCGTCATCATCCATCAGGACCTGTCGGTGACGGTCGCCGACAACGGTCGCGGTATTCCGGTTGGAATCAACAAAAAGCACAATAAATCAGCGCTGGAGCTGGCCGCCACGGTGCTGCACGCCGGCGGCAAGTTCGGCGACGGGGGCTACAAAGTCTCCGCCGGCCTGCATGGCGTGGGTCTGTCGGTGGTCAACGCGCTTAGCGAGTGGATGTACATCGAGGTCAGCCAGCAGGGCAAGGTCTGGCGCCAGGATTACAAGCACGGCGTGCCGCAAAACGAGGTGCATCCCATCGCCTCCAGCGACAAAACCGGTACGCTGGTGCGCTTCCTGCCCGATGTATCGATCTTCAAGGAGATCGACTACAACTACAAGGTCCTGGCGCAGCGCTTCCGCGAGATGTGCTACCTGACCAAAGGGCTGCGCATCCGCTTCATCGATGAGCGCGATGACCTGGAGACCTCGTTCTACTTCGAAGGCGGCATCAAATCCTTTGTGCGCTACCTGAACCGCGACAAAGACGTGCTGCACAAGGAGCCGTTTTATGTCGAGCGCACCATTGAGCAGGTGCAGGTCGAGGTCGCGCTGCAGTACACCGACTCCTACGATCGCGATGCGGTGTACGCCTTTGCCAACAACATCAACAACACCGATGGCGGCGCGCACCTGACCGGCTTTCGCACGGCCCTGACGCGCGTGATCAACAACTATGCGCGCGCCAAAGGCTTTCTCAAGGAGAAAGAAGAAAACCTGTCGGGCGATGACGTACGCGAGGGCCTGACCGCGGTGATCAGTGTCAAGCTGATCGATCCACAGTTCTCGTCGCAGACCAAGGAGAAGCTGGTCAATCCCGAAGCGCGCGCGGCGGTCGAAACCACGATCAACGACGCGTTTGCCGCCTACCTGGAAGAGAATCCAGGCGATGCCAAGCGCATCGTCGAAAAAACGATCTTTGCGGCGCGCGCGCGCAAAGCTGCACAGCAGGCGCGCGAGACGGTGCGCAAGAGCGCCCTGGAAGGCTTCTCCCTCCCGGGCAAGCTGGCCGACTGCTCCGACAACAACCCGGCGCGCTGCGAGCTCTACATCGTCGAGGGCGATAGCGCCGGTGGCAGCGCCAAACAGGGCCGCGATCGTCGCTTCCAGGCGATCCTGCCGTTGCGCGGCAAGATCCTCAACGTCGAACGCGCACGGCTGGACAAAATGCTCAGCAACAACGAAGTGCGCGCACTGATCACCGCGCTGGGGGTGGGCGTCGGCGAAGCGCTGGATATGTCCAAGCTGCGCTACCACCGCGTGATCATCATGACCGATGCCGACACCGATGGAGCCCATATCAGGACGCTTTTGCTCACCTTCTTTTACCGAAACATGCGCGAACTGATCACCAACGGCCACCTGTACATTGCGCAGCCGCCGCTCTACCGCATCGCGCATGGCAAAACCGAAAAGTATGTCTTCTCCGACCGCGGACGCGACGAGTATCTGGCGTCGCTGCCGCCCGAAGAGCGCAAAAAGGCTGTGGTACAGCGCTACAAGGGTCTGGGCGAAATGAACCCGGAGCAGCTCTGGGCCACAACCATGAATCCGGTGGACCGCATCATCCTCCAGGTGACGCTGGAGGATGCCCAGCAGGCTGACGAAACCTTTACCATGCTGATGGGCGATCATGTGCCACCGCGCAAGCGTTTCATTCAGACGCATGCGCTGGAGGTGCGCAATCTGGACGTGTAG
- the lexA gene encoding transcriptional repressor LexA, whose amino-acid sequence MEGLTQRQKNILNYIQRFVQENGYPPAIRNIQNDLKISSTSVVAYNLKKLEERGLLSRDARFARGMKLPRLEPAVTSPNVRQVPFAGYIAAGQPIPSPDQADPNETVDVPAELIPERLQDVYALRVKGNSMIDALIADGDLVLMRYTQQVENGQMAAVRVIDRNEVTLKKVYFEGNKLRLQPANPTMEAWTEDASNVEIQGRVVGVMRMMA is encoded by the coding sequence ATGGAAGGATTGACACAACGTCAGAAGAACATCCTGAACTACATCCAGCGCTTTGTCCAGGAGAACGGGTATCCGCCGGCGATCCGCAATATCCAGAACGACCTGAAGATCTCATCCACGTCGGTGGTGGCCTACAACCTCAAGAAGCTGGAGGAGCGCGGCCTGCTCAGCCGCGACGCGCGCTTTGCGCGCGGTATGAAGCTGCCGCGGCTGGAGCCGGCGGTCACCTCGCCCAACGTGCGCCAGGTGCCGTTTGCCGGCTACATCGCCGCCGGTCAGCCGATCCCCAGCCCGGATCAGGCCGATCCCAACGAAACGGTCGATGTGCCGGCGGAGCTGATCCCCGAGCGCTTGCAGGACGTGTATGCCCTGCGTGTCAAGGGCAACTCGATGATCGATGCGTTGATCGCCGACGGCGACCTGGTGCTGATGCGCTACACCCAGCAGGTCGAGAACGGCCAGATGGCCGCGGTGCGCGTGATCGATCGCAACGAAGTCACGCTCAAGAAGGTCTACTTCGAGGGCAATAAGCTGCGGCTGCAGCCGGCCAATCCCACCATGGAGGCCTGGACCGAGGATGCCAGCAACGTCGAGATCCAGGGCCGGGTTGTCGGCGTGATGCGCATGATGGCCTGA